The Candidatus Tanganyikabacteria bacterium genome contains the following window.
CGAGCCGAGGGCGCGGGCGAGGTCGGCGGCGTCATGCACTGCTTCACGGGCACCCGCGACCTGGCCCTGGCCTGCGTCGATCTCGGCTTCCATGTCAGCTTCAGCGGCGTGCTGTGCTTCCCGAAGTCGGCCGACCTGCGCGAGGTCGCGCGGGCCATCCCCCTGGAGCGCACCCTCGTCGAGACCGACGCGCCGTACCTGGCGCCGCCGCCGCATCGCGGCAGGCGCAACGAACCGGCCTACGTGGTCGCGGTCATCGAGGCCCTGGCGGGAATCCACGGCCGGCCGGCCGAGGAGGTCGCCGAGATCACGGCGCGCAACGCCCGCGTGCTGTTCGGCCTGCCGACCCCATGACCGTCCGGTCGAATCGAAGCGAGACTTGACCTGACCGCCGCTTACGTCCACGCGTCTGGCCTCGTGGTCACCCTGAACCAGGTTCAGGGTGTTTCGGCCGGCGGCGGCGCCACCTCGAGGGCGGGCGGCGGGGCCTCGGCCGGCGGGGCGACCTCGACCGGCCTACCCGCGTCGGAATGCAACGCGCGATACTTGTTGGGGATGCCGGTGGCCTCCTGCAACTCCCTGCCCAGTTCCCACATCTGGTTGTCGTCGTGATTCTTGGCCCCCGCAGGGCTGAAGCCCACCGCACCGATCATCACGCCGATGTGTTTGTTGAAGCCCGCGTCCACCGGCGTCATCGCCCGGTGGGTTGCGCCCATGTGCACAAGGCCGGAGCAGGCGCAAATGTAGTTGGGCGCTTCGGGCGTGGCCTGCAGGTAGAAGCAGGTGCCGCCCACCGCCGCGACCACCTTGGGCGCCTTCACCTGGTAGTCCATGGGTTTGCCGACGAGCGACATCAGGCCGCCCACGACCAACTGCACGAAGGATTTCTTCCGGGAGATGGCCGGCACCCGGGCCTCGCTCGCCGGATAGAGCCGGAAAATGGCGCCGTCGGCCAGGACGACGTCGGCGACGCCTCCCGAGCCCGTCCTGAGCCGATCGCCGGCCCGCACCAGCGCACCCACCGCCGCAGGCCGCCCGTTGATGGTCAGATCGACGGCCTTGACCACGCGCCCCTGCGCCACCGGCGCGCGGCGCGTGCGGGCGGCCGCGGGATCCCCGAAAACGGCGCCCGCCAGGCTGGCGCACAGGACGGCGGCGATGACGGTGCGACGATTCATCTGACGACTCCTTCGCGGGCTGGTTGTGCGGCGGGCGCCTCGACCGGCGCCGGGACCTCGAACACCAGCGTACCAGTTGATTTGCCTTTGAGAATAGATTCCCCGAGAGGCCGCAACTCCACCGCGCCCGTGACCAGAGCCGCCGTGGCGCCGCTGACCAGGATCGACGTCTCGAACTGCTTGTTGAGCCCTTCCAGCCGCGAGGCCGTGTTGACCGTGTCGCCGATGGCCGTGAAGTCGAGCTTGAGCGGGGAGCCGAAGTTGCCCACCAGGGCCTCGCCCGAGTGGATGCCGATGCGGATGCGCAGGCGTTCGGCGCCGCCGTCCGCCGCCCATGCGGCGCGCAACCCTGCCATCGCCCGCTGCATGCCGATCGCCGCCTGGACCGCCCTGCGTGCGTCCTCGCGCGGGTCCGACTGCCCGATGTTGCCCCATACGGCCATCACCGCGTCGCCGATGTACTTGTCGAGAGTGCCGCCGTGGTCGAACACCACCTGCGTGAGGGCAGAGAGGACCTCGTTGAGCCGCTCGCCCACCAGATCCGGCGGATGGGTCTCGGAAAACGTCGTGAAGCCCTCGATGTCGGTGAACAGGACGGTGATCTCGCGGCGCTCGTTGCGCAAGGTCGGCAACTGGTCGGGGTGGCGCAACATCTCGTCGACCACCCTGGGCGCGACGTACCGGGAGAACGTCGCGCGGATGCGCGCCTTCTCCCGCTCGGCTACCACGAAGCGCCGCCCGTACACGGCAGGCCACGCGAGGCCGGCGGCGGCGATCGGCGGCAACACCGGCAGATCCAGCCCCAGGCGGAAGGCGAAGGTCGCGACGGAGGCGAAGGCCACGATCAGGCAGACGGCGCCGATGAGGCCCCAGCTTGGCGCCAGGCGCCCGAAGACCGCGACGGCGGCCACGCTCCCGCCCGCCGCCAGCGCCAGGCCCAGCCACCAGGGGGCCGCCCGCGGCGGATCGCCCCGCCGCAGCGTGTCGATGGCATTGGCGTGGATCTCCACGCCCGGCATCCAGGAATCGCCCCGGGCGAAGGGGGTGTGGAACATGTCGTGCAACAGCGGCGCCGACGTCCCGACCAGCACTATCTTGTCCTTGAAGAAATCGGCGTACGAGCCGGTCCGTTCGTCGGCCTCCGGGGAGATCGCCGGGTCGATGCGCGGATCCAGCACGTCGGCCAGCACGAGCGAGTAGCTCACGGTCGGATAGGTCTGCGGCGGGCCCGCGAAACGGATGCTCACGGACTCCTTGCCGAACCTGCGCTCGGCGCGCGCCGCGGCCGCCGGATCGGCGGCGCGCAGCACGGCCAGATCGAAGGTGGGCGCACCCGAGCGCCCGAAGAGCCGGAAGGTCCGGATGGCGCCGTCGGGGTCCGGATACGCACTGACCTCGCCGTTGGCCGCCTCGAAGAACGGCGCCTGGTAGGTCGTGGGCTGCGCAACAGTGCCCCGGACGGCCTGCACGTCCCGCTCCAGCCCGCCCAGCACGACGTTTCCGGCCTCCTGGATGGCATGCCGCAGGCCGATGTCCTCGGCCGGGTTCGGCCCCCGGGTCATGAAGGTCACGTCGAACGCGATAACCCGGGCCCCCCAGCCGTGGAGCTTGCGCACCAGGTGAGCGTGGAGGCGGCGCGGCCACGGGTACTCGCCCAGGGCCTCCAGCGAGGTATCGTCCATGTCCACGACGACGATCGACGGTTCGGGCCGCGCCACGGCCTGCTGGGCAGCGACCCGCAGGTCGCCCGCGCCCAGTTCCACCGCCGCGAGGGGGCTCCACGGCGCCGAGAACAGGACCCAGAGCACCAGGCCCAGGCCCAGGCCGAGTGCCAGGGAGTACTTGCGGGAAATCACGTATCTCTCGTACCCGGAATGCTCGGAGCCGGGAACCCCCGGGAGCGCCGGTGCTAGATCCCCGCGCCGTGCAGGAAGTCCTCGACAGGCTGCGGGATTTCAGCCCTGTCCGGCCGCCCGGGATGATGCGCCTTGATCTCGCTCTCGAGCGCCGCCACGCGGTCGGCGAGGGCCTTGATGGCCTGCGCCTCGGGGTCGGGCATGAACGACTCGCTCTCGGGCGGCGCGACCGGCTTGCCCTCGATCATCATCACGCGGCCCGGCACGCCCACGACGGTGGCATGCGGCGGCACGTCGCGGAGCACCACCGACCCGGCGCCGATGCGGGCGCCCTCGCCCACCGTGATGGCCCCCAGGACCGCCGCGCCGGCCCCGACGATGACGTTGTCGCAGAGCGTGGGGTGGCGCTTCTCCTTGCGCGTGCTTGTGCCGCCCAGCGTGACCTGGTGGTAGAGCAGCACGTCGTCGCCGATCTCCGAAGTCTCGCCGATCACCACGGCGGCGCCGTGGTCGATGAAGAGTCGCCGGCCGATCCGCGCGCCGGGATGGATCTCGATGAGCGTGAACCACCGCACCAGTTGCGAGAGCAATCGCGGGATCAGCGGAACCCGCGCCTTCCAGAGCGCATGCGAGACGCGATGCCAGAACACCGCATGCAGGGACGGATACGACAGGATGACCTCGACCATGCCGCCGGCCGCCGGATCCTCGCGGCGAATGCGAGCGGCGGTTTCGATCAGATCGCGGAGCAAAGCTTGCTAGGGACCAACGTTGGCGGCCGACAGGGCGGGCAGGGCCTCGCTCGCCGACTGCACGGCCTTGAGGCTCTCCGCCTGCTGGCGCTCCGCGGAAAACAGCAGCGTCGAGAGGTAGCGTTCGCCGGTGTCGGGAAGAATCACGACGATGCGCTTGCCGGCGTTCTCGGCGCGCCTGGCGAAAGCCACCGCGCAGTGCGCCATGGCACCGCTGCTGATGCCGACATGTAGGCCCTCCTCCCGGGCGAGGCGCCTCGCGAAGGCGATGGCGTCGTCGGAGGAGACCTTCATGATCTCGCCCAGCGAGAAGTCGCGCAGGCCGGCCAGGAGTTGTGGATCCACGTTGCGCGGGATGAACCCGGTCCCGATGCCCTGGATCTTGTGGGGCTGCGGTGGACCGTCTCCCGACAGGGCCGGGCTCTCGACCGGTTCCACGGCGACGAAGCGGAGCGCCGGCTTGCGGGCGCGCAAGCGCCGGTAGCAGCCGGTCAGGGTGCCCCCGGTGCCGACCCCGGCCACGATGACGTCCACCTGGCCGTCGGTATCCGCCCAGATCTCCTCGGCCGTGGTCTCCTCGTGGATTCGCGGGTTGTCGGAATTCTCGAACTGCTGGGGGACCCAGGAGTTGGGCGTCGCGACCGCGATTTCGTGGGCCATGCGGATGGCTTCGGGCATTCCCAGCGCGCCCGGGGTCAGGACCACCTCGGCGCCGTACGACAGCAGCAGCGTCCGCCGCTCCATCGAGCAGGTGTCCGGCATCGTCAGGATGAGCCGGTAACCGCGAGCCGCGGCGACGAAGGCCAGGGCGATGCCGGTGTTGCCGCTGGTGGGCTCGACGATGACCGTCCGGCCGGGTGCGATGTCGCCCCGCGCCTCGGCGCCCAGGATCATGGCGACGCCGATGCGGTCCTTGACGCTGCCGGCCGGATTGAAGGACTCGAGCTTGGCGACGACCGTGCCCGCGCACCCCTGGGTGACGCGCGAAAGCTGGAGAAGCGGCGTACGGCCGATCAGCTCGGTCGGGTTCTGGAAGATCTTCATGCCAGGCTCCGCTCGGGTGCTTCGAAGTACGGCAGGACCACGCTCTCCACCGTCCCTAGTTCGATGTCGAAGACGTCCATCCGCTCCATCGGGCCCGCGTAGAAGTGGATGGACACCGTCCGTCCGCGATGCTCCGGATGGTTGCCCATCTCGTGAATCTCGCCCATTGCGGCGTGGTGCACGTTGCCCGGCCCGGCGCGGTCCGCCCGGGCGATCGCCAGGCGGGCTTTGCCAGGCTCGGCGCCGTTGTTGCGCTCGTACGTGTTGAAGAAGAGCTCGCCCTCGTAGACGTAGAAGACGCCGAACGAGTCGCCGTGGTTGTGGATCACCGTCTTCTGGCCCGGCTCCCAGCACATGCAGACCGCTTCGAAGAGGTGGTTCTTGACCATCAGGTTTCGAGCGTACTTGTCGGAGGCGAAGTGCTTGTGCGGTTCGATCAGCGCGGGCGGGAACTGGAGATCCCCGACGAGTTCGGTCAGGCGCTCGAGCGGTAGCTCGGCCTTTTCCAGCGGCGCCACGAAAGCCATGAACTCATCCCAGGTCATCGCCGTACCTCCCGGGGCCGCGCGCGTCCACCGCCGACCCGGGGCGATCTTAGCACGTAGGCTCGGCCGGTACCGGCCTCAGAGCGACTCGGGGAAGAACCGGCTGATGGCGTCTATGACGTCTATGGGCAGATAGGGCTTGCCCAGGTAGTCGTCGAATCCCGCCTTGAGGTTTTGCTTGACCTCGCTCAGTTCGACGACCGCGGTCTGCCCGATCACCACGGTGGTCGCGAGGTCGGGATCGGCCTTGATGCGGCGCGTGGCCTCGACGCCGTCGAAGTCGCCGGGCATGCGGATGTCCATGAGCACCAGGTCCGGCCGGAACTCCCGGGCGACCGAGACCGCCTCCGGGCCGGTCGCCGCGGTGCGAATCTCGTATCCCTTGTTGCCCAGCGTGATCTCAAGCAGATCCCGCATCTCCGCTTCGTCGTCGGAAATGAGGATGCGGAGCTTGGCGTCTTGAGTCATGGGAACCGGGGCTTTCTGGAGACTCAGGCTCATGGCTGAGGTTTATCAATCAAGGATAAAGCATGAGTCGCCTGAAGATGGCGCAAACATTTATACCCCGAAGGGGTTGGGGGCTTTTTCGCCCGTATTGACGAGCACGGTCTTCTCCTCGGTGTAGGCCTCCAGGGACCGGAGCGACAGTTCCCGGCCGAAACCCGATTGCTTGTAGCCGCCGAAGGGAAGTCCGGGGAACGCCGAAAATGGCGTGTTGATGCCGACGCCGCCGGCCTTGATGCGGGCGGCCAGACGGTGCGCCCGCCCGACGTCGCGCGTCCAGATCGTGCCGAAGAGCCCGTAATCCACGGCGTTGGCCAGATCGGCCGCCTGCTGCTCGCTCTCGAACCGGCTGACGGTCACGACCGGGCCGAAGATCTCCTCGCGGAATGCCTTGTTGTCAGGCGCCACATCGGCGAGCACCGTGGGCAGGTAGAAATGGCCGCCCTTCGGCTCCGCGGGCCGCTCGCCGCCGCACCGGAGCTTCGCGCCGCCCGCCACGCCGGCCTTGACGTAGCTGTCCACCTTCTGCCAGTGCTCGGCGGAGATCAGCGATCCCACCTGGGTCTGCGGGTCGAGGGGATCGCCGACCCTGATCTTGGCGGCCTTTTCGCAGAACAGTTCGAGGAAGCGGTCGTAAACGGCGCTCTCCACCAACAGGCGGCTCCGCGCCTCGCACGACTGGCCCGCGCCGTAGAAGATCGCATAGCAAGACGCGGCCGCGGCAGCCTCGAGATCGGCATCCGCGAACACGATATTGGGCGACTTGCCGCCCAGTTCAAGGGTCAGGCGCTTGAGGGTGCCGGCGGCCTCGCGCATGATCTGCCGGCCGGTCTCGGTCCCGCCCGTGAAGGCGACCTTGTCGACGCCGGGATGGCGCACCAGGGCGGCACCCACCGTCTCGCCGGGCCCGTTGAGGACGTTGAGGACGCCCGCGGGCACGCCGGCCTCGGCCAGGATGTCGGCCAGCAGCAGCGCCGTGACGGGCGTGAGCTCGGACGGCTTGAGTACTACGGCGCATCCGGCCGCCAGGGCCGGCGCAAGCTTCCAGGAGGCCATCATGAACGGGTAGTTCCAGGGGATGATCTGCGCGCAGACGCCTACCGGCTCGCGCACTGTGTAGGCGAGCATCCCCGGCAGGATGGGGGGCGCCGTCTCGCCGTAGATCTTGGTGGCCGCTCCGGCGAAGAACTCGAAGACCTCGGCGCCCGACAGCACCTCGCCCTTGGCGTGGGCAATCGCCTTGCCGTTGTTGCGCGACTCGTGGTGCGCAAGGTCGTCGGCGCGGGCGCGGATCAGATCGGCGGCCTTGTTGAGGATCTTGGTGCGCTTGCCGGCCGGGGTGGTCGCCCACCGCTCCAGGGCCTTGCGCGCCGCGGCGACGGCCTTGTCGACGTCCTGGGCGGTCGCCTCGTCGCAGACCGCCAGGCGCTCGGCGGTGGCCGGATCGAAGACGTCGAACGTGCGGCCCTCGGCGCCGGGCGCCTTTTCGCCGCCGATGAGCAGGGGGTAACGGACCAGGTCTAGCGTAGCGGTCATGGGTTTCCTCCAGGCCCGCAATTATCGCTCAGATGCGCGAAACGCGGACCCGGCCCACGGCCGCCGTGAGCTTGAGATTGATGCGGCCCTTGGCCTTGGCGTAATTGGGCGTCTCGCGGCCGTCCAGATCGTCGGGCCAGCTCACGTGGGCAAGGGCCACGTCCTTCTCCACGACGCGAATACCGATGGCCTTGGGCACCTTGAGGTCGATGGCGCCCACCCCGGCCTGGATGTCGACTTGCGCCGTCCCGGAGAGGGGGCCGGCGAAATCGAGCTCCAGCGTACCCGCGCCCCCCTGGTAGGCCAGGTTCTGGATCCTGGCGAATCCGAGGCCGCGCAGCTTGACCCGCGACGCGCCGCCCTCGATTTCCGCGTGCTCGAGAGAGACGCGATTGAGTTTCTCCCAGAAGACCTCCACGGTCGCCGCTCCGGTCGAGAGCGACAGGTCGCGCACCTTGAGGCCGCCCAGGTCCATGATGGCCCGGGCCGCGCCGAACTTGAGCGCCAGATCCCACACGGGCAGTGGCGAGAGGTGCACGTCCCACTCCTGGTCGGGCGAGCCCTGCAGGAGCTTGGGCCTCTCCGAAGTCAGCGACAGGGTGCCGCCCGCGAGTTCGACGCGCGGCTTGACCTCGGGATCGTGCTCGACCTCGAGGGCGAAGAGTTTGCCTGGCGGTGCGTCGGGATACAGGTCGAAGCGCTTCACGGCGGCGATGTTGCCGTCGAGCCTGACGGCCCGCAGCTTGCGGATGGGCTCGGACGCCTTGAAGACCTCGGGAGCCGCCAGGGCCGGCAGTGCGGTCAGGGCCACGAGAACGGGCGAGATCAACAGGCGCATTCTCTCCTCCTACCACGCCCAGAGTAACTTAACCTGGCGATAACTGGAAGCTGGGCAAGGCCCGCCGCCGGGCCCGCCATAGAACATGCGATGGGAAACGCAGGGCCCGCGATCGCGCTCGCAGCCGCCATCCTGATCGCTTCGGGATGCGGCAAACCCGCCACGTCCGCCTACTCGGGCGCCGCCCCGGCGCGGACCGGAGCGGCGGCGAAGGCTCGCGACCCCAAGCTGGCGCAGGCGCTGATCAAGGCCATCTGGGAGCGCGATTCCGACACGGTCAAATTCGTCCTGGCGCAGGGCGCCGACCCCGATCTGAAGGACGAGTTCGGCTATCCGGTGCTTGTGCTGGCGGCGGGCGACGGCCAGACGGACAGCGTGCGGGCATTGCTCGCGGCCACCGCCGACGTCACCGTGCGCGACCCCGACCAGCGCACGGCGCTGATGGAAGGCGCCGAGAGCGGTGTCGCCGAAATCGCGCAGATGCTCATCTCCGCCCGGGCCGACCTCAACGCCCAGGACGCCTTGAAATGGACGGCCCTGCACGGCGCCGCCTTCTACGGAAAGGTCGACACGGTCAAGATCCTGCTGGCCGCCCACGCCGACATCGAACTCAAGACCGACCGCGGCCGCACCGCCCAGGAACTCGCCGAAGAGATGGGCTACAAGGACGTAGTGGCGCTGATCGAGGCGGCCAAGCCGCGGATCCTGCCGGTTCCCGGCAAGCCCTGATAGCGGCGCCCAGCAGCCTTTGCACCACGCCGCCCGCCGGCACGGAGGCCGGCGCCACCCGGCACAGCGCCTCCTCGGGTGGGGCCGGCGTCTCTTCCGGCCTCAGGCAACCGGCACAGCGCCTCCTCGGGTGGGGCCGGCGTCTCTGCCGGCCTCATAGCGGCGCTCAGATGACCTGGCGCCTATCGGACGCAGGCACGGAGGCCTGCGCCACCGATGCAACGGGTGGGGCCGGCCTCCGTGCCGGCCGCGATGCCGGAGCGAAGTCATCAGAGCCGCGCTATCAGGCGCGCTCGACGATCGCGGCGATACCCTGGCCGACGCCCACGCACATGGTCGCCAGGCCGTACCGGCCTTCGCGGCGCCGCAATTCGTGGACCAGGGTCGCCAGGATGCGCGCCCCGCTTGCCCCCAGAGGATGCCCCATCGCGATGGCGCCGCCGTTGACATTGACCTTGGCCGGATCCAGTCCCAGGTCCCGGATGCAGGCGAGGGACTGCGCCGCGAACGCCTCGTTGAGTTCGACGAGGTCGATCTGGTCGATCGTCAGGCCGGCGCGGGCGAGGGCCTTGCGGACGGCAGGGACCGGCCCCACGCCCATGACGGCTGGATCGACGCCGGCCACCGCCGACGCCACGAACCGGGCCAGGGGCTTGACCTGCGCGAACCCGGCATAGCGCTCCGACGCGATCACCAGGGCCGCGGCGCCGTCGTTGACGCCGCTGGAGTTGCCGGCCGTCACGCTGCCGCCCTCGCGAAACGCCGCCTTGAGCCTGGCCAAGTCGGCCGGAGTCGTCTCCGGCCGCGGGTGCTCGTCTTGCGCCACGGTGGTCGTGGCCCCCTTCTTGCCCGGGATCTCGACCGCCACTAGCTCCTCGGCGAAGCGGCCGGCCTGCGCAGCGGCCTGCCAGCGGGCCTGGCTCTCGGCCGCGAAGCCATCCTGGTCCTCGCGGGAAATCTCCCAGGACCCGGCGACGTTTTCGGCCGTCTCGCCCATCGAGTAGGGGTGGTGCATGGCGGCCAGGCGGGGATTGGTGAAGCGCCAGCCGATGGTCGTGTCGAATAGCTGCGCGTCGCGCGACCAGGCGGCGGCGGCCTTGGCCAGCACGAAGGGGGCGCGCGTCATCGACTCCACACCGCCAGCCACGAAGAGTTCGCCCTCGCCGGCCGCGATGGCGTGCGCCGCGCTGATCGCGGCTTGCAGGCCCGAGCCGCAGAGGCGATTGACCGTCTGGCCGCCGACGGTCTCGGGCAGGCCGGCCAGGAGGAGGGCCATGCGGGCCACGTTGCGGTTGTCCTCGCCGGCCTGGTTGGCGCAGCCGAATATGACGTCCTCGATGTCGGCCGGCGGCACGCCCGCGCGCGCGACCGCCGCCTTGATTACCAGGGCCGCCAGGTCGTCTGGCCGGACTCCGGCCAGGGCGCCGCCGTGGCGGCCGATCGGGGTGCGGACGGCGGACAGGATGCAGGCGGCGTTCATGACGCCGTCAGTTTAGCTCCCCGCGCGACGCTTCGCCGCAGCACCGGCGCGACCCGGTAGCGCTCCTCGCCGTAGAAGAGGCGCAGCGCATCCAGCAACCGCTCGATGCGATCGGGCCCCAGTTTGTCCCCCCAGGCGAGCGGCCCCGCGGGGAAGTTCATGCCCAGCACCATGGCCCGGTCGATGTCGCCCGGCGACGCGATGCGCTCGCCCAGGGCGAAGCAGGCCTCGTTGACCAGCATCGCCACCACCCGGGCCGCGGCCGGATGCAGGCCGGGCAGCGCGAGCGGATCGGCGGGATCGTACTCGGGTGCCGGCTCCTGGGGGGGGACCTGCCCGTCCTCGTAGCCGTAGAAGCCTCGCCCTGTCTTGCGGCCGAGTTGCCGGGCGAGCACCATCCGGCGCTGCAACGGATGCGGGCGGAAGCGGGGCTCGCCGAAGTAGCCGTCGTGGACGGCCGATGTCACGGCGAAGTTGACGTCCAGGCCGATGAGGTCGAGCAACTCGAATGGCCCCATCCGGAAGCCCGCGGCCCGCAGAGCCGCGTCGATGGCACCGCAGGCGTACTCGGTGTCGCCTAGCATCTTGAGCGCCTCGAGGTAGAAAGGCCGCGCGACGCGGTTGACCACGAAACCCGGGGTGTCCTGGGCCTGAACGGGCGTCTTGCCGAGATCCAAGGCAAAGCGCGCCGCGCGCCGGGAGACGGCCGGAGCGGTCTGGTGGCCGGCAATCACCTCGACCAGGGCCATCCGCGGTACGGGGTTAAAGAAGTGCAGGCCCACGACCCGCTCGGGATGCCGGCAGGCCGCGGCGATGGCCGTCACCGGCAGCGCGGAGGTGTTGGTCGCGAGGATGGCCCGATCGGCAACCCGGGACTCCAGGTCGCCAAAGAGGCGCTTCTTGAGTTCGAGATCCTCGAAAACCGCCTCGACTACCAGATCCGCCGCGGCGATGTCCCCGAGACCCGCCCCGGCCCGCAGGCGCTCGCGCGCCCCGGCCACGGCGTCCGCCGGGAGCTTTCCCCGATCGGCCAGTCTGCCCAGGTCGGCCAGCACTGCGGCGATCGCCTCGCGAGGCCGCGCGGCGTCCTCGTCCACGAGGACCACCTCGCAGCCCGCCTGGGCGGCAACCTGCGCGATGCCGCGCCCCATGGTCCCGGCGCCGATGACGCCCACGACCTGGGGGCGAGCGTCCGGGCCCGCGCCCTCACCCGCGGAAGCCGCCACGGCGCCCTGCCCGGCTACCGCGACGCCGCCCGCGGCGGGATCAGCCGGCGATGGCGACGGCATCCTCGGTGGCCCACTCGGGCTCCCAGCGCGGGATGGTCAGGCCGGCCTCGCGAATCAGCGGGTGGATCTCGGCCGTGAACGCTTCGCGCACCTCCTGGTTGTCGCGCAGCTTGAGGCAGAAGCGCCGGTACTCGGCGTTCTTGCGCGTGCCCGGCCGGCCGAAGACGTTCATCGTGCGGACGTACCACTTGTCGAGGGCGAGTTGCGCCTCGTCGCGGGTGGCCGGATCGGCCGCCAGCTTCTTGACCCAGTAGTTGCCGTGGCCGACGTGCGCCAATTCCTCCTGGAAGATGCCGGCGATCGCCCGCGTCCAGGGCGCGTAGGAGCAGTTCTTGACGTCCTCGAGCTGATGGCCGGCGCCGCGGTCCATGCAGAAGTTGAACATGATGAAATCGGCCCAGGAGTCGATCGGGTAGTAGAAGATGTTGACCCGGGTGTCGGCGGCCAGGCGCTCGGTGCCGATGTTTGCCTCCGAGTCGTCGAGGCGGAAGTCGTAGTCGTGCTGGCCGATGTGGGCCTCGACGTCCACGCCCAGATCCTTGAGCAGGGAGTACATGACCTTGGCGTGGCGGATCTCGTCGCGCACGATGGACGCCACCGCGAGCTTCTCCTCGATGGTGGGCGCCTTGGCGATCCACGGCACGTAGCCGAGGCCGCCGGCCAGCTCCGAGTCGGCCTGCTGGGTCATGAGATTCACCAGGTGCTGGAAGTACTCGGGCGTCATGTCGTCCCGGCGCTCGATCTTTTCGCCGCGAGCGATCCGCGCGAGCAGGTCGGTTTCGGTAACCATCGGCTAGCGTCCTCCTCGTGGCCCTATCTTATCTCACCGGCCGGCGAAGGCGGGTTGCCGCTTCTCGGAAAACGCCTTGACTCCCTCCGCGAAATCGGCGGTGCGAGCCGCTACCTGCTGGGCGTAGGACTCGAACTCGAGGTGTTCTTCGAAGTGCAAGCCGACCGAATGGTTGAAAGCCCGCTTGAGGAGCCCGTGGGCCGCCGTCGGGCCTTCGGCGAAGGTCCTGGCCACGGCCTGCGCGGCGCCGGCCAGGTCGGCGGCGGCGACGACCTCGTTGGTCAGACCCCACTCGAGGCACCTGGCCGCATCGAGTTTCTCGCCCTTGGCGGCGATCTCGAACGCGCGGCCCATGCCCACGTATCGCGGCAAGAAGTATGTGGCGCCGCAGTCCGGCACCAGGCCGATCTTCACGAAGGCGCACAGCATGTAGCCGTCGTCGGCCATGACCCGGTAATCGCAGGCCAGCGCGAGGCTCATGCCCATGCCGGCCGCCGCGCCGTTTACCGCCGCCACGACGGGCTTCTGCATCGTACGGATCTTCACGATGAAGGGGTGGTACAGCTTGCGGAGCATCTCGCCGATGGGCAGGTCGGCCCCGTCCACGCGACCCTCGAGGTCCTGGCCGGCGCAGAAGCCCTTGCCGGCCCCGGTGAGGCACACGGCCCGCACGGCGGGATCCTTCTCGGCATCCTTGAGCGCCGCGAGCAACTCCTGCTTCATCTGGTCGTTGAAGGCGTTGCGGCGATCGGGCCGGTTTAGCGTGACGGTGGCGACGCCGTCTTCGACGGCGTACAGGATCGTATCGAATGCCATGTTTCCCTACCTCCCGGTGAACTGCGCCTTGCGCTTCTCGACGAACGCCCGCATGCCTTCCTTCTGGTCCTCGGTGGCAAACAGCATGTAAAACCGCTGCCGCTCG
Protein-coding sequences here:
- a CDS encoding response regulator, which encodes MTQDAKLRILISDDEAEMRDLLEITLGNKGYEIRTAATGPEAVSVAREFRPDLVLMDIRMPGDFDGVEATRRIKADPDLATTVVIGQTAVVELSEVKQNLKAGFDDYLGKPYLPIDVIDAISRFFPESL
- a CDS encoding FecR domain-containing protein gives rise to the protein MNRRTVIAAVLCASLAGAVFGDPAAARTRRAPVAQGRVVKAVDLTINGRPAAVGALVRAGDRLRTGSGGVADVVLADGAIFRLYPASEARVPAISRKKSFVQLVVGGLMSLVGKPMDYQVKAPKVVAAVGGTCFYLQATPEAPNYICACSGLVHMGATHRAMTPVDAGFNKHIGVMIGAVGFSPAGAKNHDDNQMWELGRELQEATGIPNKYRALHSDAGRPVEVAPPAEAPPPALEVAPPPAETP
- the cysE gene encoding serine O-acetyltransferase → MVEVILSYPSLHAVFWHRVSHALWKARVPLIPRLLSQLVRWFTLIEIHPGARIGRRLFIDHGAAVVIGETSEIGDDVLLYHQVTLGGTSTRKEKRHPTLCDNVIVGAGAAVLGAITVGEGARIGAGSVVLRDVPPHATVVGVPGRVMMIEGKPVAPPESESFMPDPEAQAIKALADRVAALESEIKAHHPGRPDRAEIPQPVEDFLHGAGI
- a CDS encoding aldehyde dehydrogenase → MTATLDLVRYPLLIGGEKAPGAEGRTFDVFDPATAERLAVCDEATAQDVDKAVAAARKALERWATTPAGKRTKILNKAADLIRARADDLAHHESRNNGKAIAHAKGEVLSGAEVFEFFAGAATKIYGETAPPILPGMLAYTVREPVGVCAQIIPWNYPFMMASWKLAPALAAGCAVVLKPSELTPVTALLLADILAEAGVPAGVLNVLNGPGETVGAALVRHPGVDKVAFTGGTETGRQIMREAAGTLKRLTLELGGKSPNIVFADADLEAAAAASCYAIFYGAGQSCEARSRLLVESAVYDRFLELFCEKAAKIRVGDPLDPQTQVGSLISAEHWQKVDSYVKAGVAGGAKLRCGGERPAEPKGGHFYLPTVLADVAPDNKAFREEIFGPVVTVSRFESEQQAADLANAVDYGLFGTIWTRDVGRAHRLAARIKAGGVGINTPFSAFPGLPFGGYKQSGFGRELSLRSLEAYTEEKTVLVNTGEKAPNPFGV
- a CDS encoding cysteine dioxygenase family protein, whose protein sequence is MTWDEFMAFVAPLEKAELPLERLTELVGDLQFPPALIEPHKHFASDKYARNLMVKNHLFEAVCMCWEPGQKTVIHNHGDSFGVFYVYEGELFFNTYERNNGAEPGKARLAIARADRAGPGNVHHAAMGEIHEMGNHPEHRGRTVSIHFYAGPMERMDVFDIELGTVESVVLPYFEAPERSLA
- the cysK gene encoding cysteine synthase A — translated: MKIFQNPTELIGRTPLLQLSRVTQGCAGTVVAKLESFNPAGSVKDRIGVAMILGAEARGDIAPGRTVIVEPTSGNTGIALAFVAAARGYRLILTMPDTCSMERRTLLLSYGAEVVLTPGALGMPEAIRMAHEIAVATPNSWVPQQFENSDNPRIHEETTAEEIWADTDGQVDVIVAGVGTGGTLTGCYRRLRARKPALRFVAVEPVESPALSGDGPPQPHKIQGIGTGFIPRNVDPQLLAGLRDFSLGEIMKVSSDDAIAFARRLAREEGLHVGISSGAMAHCAVAFARRAENAGKRIVVILPDTGERYLSTLLFSAERQQAESLKAVQSASEALPALSAANVGP
- a CDS encoding adenylate/guanylate cyclase domain-containing protein; this encodes MISRKYSLALGLGLGLVLWVLFSAPWSPLAAVELGAGDLRVAAQQAVARPEPSIVVVDMDDTSLEALGEYPWPRRLHAHLVRKLHGWGARVIAFDVTFMTRGPNPAEDIGLRHAIQEAGNVVLGGLERDVQAVRGTVAQPTTYQAPFFEAANGEVSAYPDPDGAIRTFRLFGRSGAPTFDLAVLRAADPAAAARAERRFGKESVSIRFAGPPQTYPTVSYSLVLADVLDPRIDPAISPEADERTGSYADFFKDKIVLVGTSAPLLHDMFHTPFARGDSWMPGVEIHANAIDTLRRGDPPRAAPWWLGLALAAGGSVAAVAVFGRLAPSWGLIGAVCLIVAFASVATFAFRLGLDLPVLPPIAAAGLAWPAVYGRRFVVAEREKARIRATFSRYVAPRVVDEMLRHPDQLPTLRNERREITVLFTDIEGFTTFSETHPPDLVGERLNEVLSALTQVVFDHGGTLDKYIGDAVMAVWGNIGQSDPREDARRAVQAAIGMQRAMAGLRAAWAADGGAERLRIRIGIHSGEALVGNFGSPLKLDFTAIGDTVNTASRLEGLNKQFETSILVSGATAALVTGAVELRPLGESILKGKSTGTLVFEVPAPVEAPAAQPAREGVVR